From one Amycolatopsis sp. FDAARGOS 1241 genomic stretch:
- a CDS encoding TetR family transcriptional regulator — protein sequence MARDAEQTKRRLLEAATAEFAAYGIAGARVDRIAAAAGCNKAMIYSYFDSKDGLFDAVFDEQTNAFFEAVPFDASDLAGYLGRAFDYFEEHPENLRLSTWHRLERSGSEHLAAITEVNDVRLREIGRAQRAGEISGHFSPVQLLVLVQALSAAWHSTNPELGPHVPAARAARRRTLVDAVQGLLALK from the coding sequence ATGGCTCGCGACGCAGAACAGACCAAGCGGCGGCTCCTCGAAGCCGCGACCGCCGAGTTCGCCGCTTACGGGATCGCCGGGGCGCGGGTGGACCGGATCGCCGCGGCGGCTGGGTGCAACAAGGCGATGATCTACTCCTACTTCGACAGCAAGGACGGCCTGTTCGACGCCGTGTTCGACGAGCAGACGAACGCGTTCTTCGAGGCGGTGCCGTTCGACGCGAGCGACCTCGCCGGTTACCTGGGGCGCGCGTTCGACTACTTCGAGGAGCACCCGGAGAACCTGCGGCTGTCGACGTGGCACCGGCTCGAACGGTCGGGCTCCGAGCACCTGGCGGCGATCACCGAGGTCAACGACGTGCGACTGCGCGAAATCGGGCGCGCGCAACGCGCCGGGGAGATCTCGGGCCACTTTTCGCCGGTGCAGCTGCTCGTGTTGGTCCAGGCGCTGTCCGCAGCGTGGCACAGCACGAACCCGGAACTGGGGCCGCACGTGCCCGCCGCGCGGGCGGCGCGGCGGCGGACACTCGTCGACGCGGTTCAGGGATTGCTGGCACTGAAATAG
- a CDS encoding YciI family protein produces MYIALLSYTAPRNEVDYALAEHAEWLRGHFARGLFLVSGKGGEDHDQVILTRPCLRGKLDAVLASDPLVVQHLAHYSVIEFSATRTAQEFHAINEALAS; encoded by the coding sequence ATGTACATAGCACTGCTGTCTTACACAGCGCCTCGAAACGAAGTCGACTACGCCCTGGCGGAACACGCGGAGTGGCTGCGCGGCCACTTCGCCCGCGGATTGTTCCTTGTTTCCGGAAAAGGCGGAGAAGACCACGACCAGGTCATCCTCACCCGCCCCTGCCTGCGCGGCAAGCTGGACGCGGTGCTCGCCAGTGATCCCCTCGTCGTCCAGCACCTCGCGCACTACTCTGTGATCGAATTCTCCGCCACCCGCACCGCCCAAGAATTCCACGCCATCAACGAGGCGCTCGCCTCCTGA
- the folP gene encoding dihydropteroate synthase translates to MQTPDLVFRGRRLASDRALVMAIVNRTPDSFYDNGATFEETRAKEAIRRACAQGADLIDIGGVPAGKGPEVTAAEEIARVTPTVAWARETFPDLVISVDTYRAEVADAVCRAGADIVNDNWAAYEPEILDVAAQHGAGYICSHTNGLTPRTEAVKPQYDDVVAAVIEGTTALAERAVAAGVPREGIMIDPCIDFGKNSYQSLELMRHTRALVDTGWPVLMALSNKDVIGETLDVPVGERVIGTLAATAVAALHGAAMFRAHQVLETRQVAEMVASIAGTRPPAHVVRSV, encoded by the coding sequence ATGCAGACGCCCGACCTCGTCTTCCGAGGCCGCCGCCTCGCCAGTGATCGAGCACTGGTGATGGCGATCGTGAACCGCACCCCTGATTCGTTCTACGACAACGGTGCGACGTTCGAGGAAACCCGCGCGAAGGAGGCGATCCGCCGCGCGTGCGCCCAGGGCGCGGACCTCATCGACATCGGCGGTGTGCCGGCCGGCAAGGGACCCGAGGTCACCGCCGCCGAGGAAATCGCGCGCGTGACGCCCACCGTGGCGTGGGCGCGCGAGACGTTCCCGGACCTCGTGATCAGCGTCGACACCTACCGCGCCGAGGTCGCGGACGCCGTCTGCCGCGCCGGCGCCGACATCGTCAACGACAACTGGGCCGCCTACGAGCCCGAAATCCTGGACGTCGCGGCCCAGCACGGTGCCGGGTACATCTGCTCGCACACCAACGGCCTCACCCCGCGCACCGAGGCGGTGAAGCCGCAGTACGACGACGTGGTCGCCGCCGTGATCGAAGGCACCACCGCGCTCGCTGAGCGCGCGGTGGCCGCGGGCGTGCCGCGCGAGGGGATCATGATCGACCCCTGCATCGACTTCGGCAAGAACTCCTACCAGTCACTCGAACTGATGCGGCACACGCGGGCGCTCGTCGACACCGGCTGGCCGGTGCTGATGGCGCTGTCGAACAAGGACGTGATCGGCGAGACGCTCGACGTGCCCGTCGGCGAGCGCGTGATCGGCACGCTCGCGGCCACGGCCGTCGCCGCGCTGCACGGCGCCGCGATGTTCCGCGCCCACCAGGTGCTCGAAACGCGGCAGGTGGCGGAGATGGTGGCCAGCATCGCCGGCACCCGCCCGCCCGCACACGTGGTGCGGTCCGTCTGA
- a CDS encoding helix-turn-helix domain-containing protein, translating into MRLGALLDTPGLGLTLLTGADSLEREFGRIFQATLQDPTRYLNGGEIVLCGLRWLPGPAEGEEFVGTLAAAGVVALGAGTAEVGGPVPGHLVRACRRVGLPLFEVPVSVSFATVTERVILGLAAERSAPAHDSHRRLVAAVTGGEGLTALVAAGAAELDAECWVLSATGRLIAGSGSPPSAARRATLARRFLRAERLPLTVPGDDGPVTLLAAASRSGHRVASWFLVAEGDVGRWAPARRELALELAPLIGLERSRVDEAKRIENRAAEPLLRLALSADASAAELSSRLAALGFPPAAQVVTLSAELSGGGPGLTQVLVEELLAAVPPPTLVGTVDGETYAVFPAPDRLGRLADELRESVRAVEPALGAARLSVGLSCAPDAAGLRAGVQEARHARTLAALAPGRATVLAGDEVASHVLLLAAVPADLRHWFGEKVLGPVLAYDAAHGSELMATLQAFLEHSGSWTQTSGALHLHVNTLRYRISRISELTGRDPGRFADRVDLYLAGCFTQDWSCS; encoded by the coding sequence GACGGGTGCCGACTCGCTGGAGCGGGAGTTCGGGCGCATCTTCCAGGCGACGCTGCAGGACCCGACGCGCTACCTCAACGGTGGCGAGATCGTGCTGTGCGGCCTCCGCTGGCTGCCCGGGCCCGCCGAAGGGGAGGAGTTCGTGGGCACGCTCGCGGCCGCGGGCGTGGTCGCGCTCGGCGCCGGCACCGCGGAGGTCGGCGGGCCCGTGCCCGGGCACCTCGTCCGGGCGTGCCGCCGCGTCGGGCTGCCGCTGTTCGAGGTGCCCGTGTCGGTGTCCTTCGCGACGGTGACCGAACGCGTGATCCTGGGCCTGGCGGCCGAGCGCTCGGCTCCCGCGCACGATTCGCACCGGCGGCTCGTCGCGGCCGTGACCGGCGGCGAGGGCCTGACCGCGCTGGTCGCCGCGGGCGCGGCCGAGCTGGACGCCGAGTGCTGGGTTTTGAGCGCGACGGGCCGGCTGATCGCCGGCTCGGGCTCGCCGCCTTCCGCCGCCCGGCGCGCGACGCTGGCCCGCCGGTTCCTGCGGGCCGAACGGCTGCCGCTGACCGTCCCGGGCGACGACGGGCCCGTGACGCTGCTGGCGGCGGCGAGCCGGTCGGGCCACCGCGTGGCCAGCTGGTTCCTGGTGGCCGAGGGCGATGTCGGCCGATGGGCTCCCGCGCGCCGCGAGCTGGCCCTGGAGCTGGCACCGCTGATCGGGCTGGAGCGCTCACGCGTCGACGAGGCCAAGCGCATCGAGAACCGCGCCGCCGAACCCCTGCTGCGACTGGCGCTTTCGGCCGACGCGTCCGCCGCCGAGCTGTCCTCGCGCCTGGCCGCCCTGGGGTTTCCACCGGCAGCACAGGTGGTGACGCTGTCCGCGGAGCTCTCGGGCGGCGGTCCGGGCCTCACGCAGGTGCTGGTGGAGGAACTCCTGGCCGCCGTCCCGCCGCCGACGCTGGTCGGCACGGTCGACGGCGAAACGTACGCGGTCTTCCCCGCCCCGGACCGTCTCGGCCGCCTCGCGGATGAACTGCGCGAGTCCGTCCGCGCCGTCGAACCGGCTCTGGGCGCAGCCCGGCTCTCCGTCGGCCTCAGCTGCGCCCCCGACGCCGCCGGCCTGCGCGCCGGCGTCCAGGAGGCCCGCCACGCCCGCACCCTGGCCGCCCTCGCGCCGGGCCGCGCGACCGTCCTGGCGGGCGACGAGGTGGCCTCCCACGTCCTCCTGCTCGCCGCCGTCCCGGCCGACCTGCGCCACTGGTTCGGCGAGAAGGTCCTCGGCCCCGTGCTGGCCTACGACGCCGCCCACGGCTCCGAACTGATGGCGACGCTGCAGGCGTTCCTGGAGCACTCCGGGTCGTGGACCCAGACGTCCGGCGCGCTGCACCTGCACGTGAACACCTTGCGGTACCGCATCTCGCGCATCTCGGAACTGACGGGTCGCGACCCGGGCCGGTTCGCGGATCGGGTGGACCTCTACCTGGCGGGGTGCTTCACCCAGGACTGGAGCTGTTCGTGA